In Bradyrhizobium sp. CCBAU 051011, the following are encoded in one genomic region:
- the pnp gene encoding polyribonucleotide nucleotidyltransferase — MFNKHSVEIDWGGRPLKLETGKIARQADGAVVATYGETVVLATVVAAKAPREGVDFLPLTVDYQEKTYAAGRIPGGYFKREGRPTEKETLVSRLIDRPIRPLFADGWRNETQVIVTVLSHDMENDPDVLSMVAASAALTLSGAPFKGPIGAARVAFSNDEYILNPTLDEMTDTQLELVVAGTTDAVLMVESEAKELSEEIMLGAVMFGHRHFQPVIKAIIELAEKAAKDPREVTTIDNSAIEKEMLGLIEQELRAAYAIPIKQDRYAAVGAAKEKVIAHYFPEGQEPKYDKLRIAGVFKELEAKIVRWNILDTGKRIDGRDVKTVRNIIAEVGVLPRAHGSALFTRGETQAMVVTTLGTGEDEQYIDALSGTYKETFLLHYNFPPYSVGETGRLGGTKRREVGHGKLAWRAIHPVLPPHHEFPYTVRVVSEITESNGSSSMASVCGASLALMDAGVPLKRPTAGIAMGLILEGSRFAVLSDILGDEDHLGDMDFKVAGTDQGITSLQMDIKIEGITEEIMKVALGQAREGRIHILGEMAKALTNARAELGEYAPRIETFKIATDKIREVIGTGGKVIREIVEKTGAKVNIEDDGTVKVASNDGEAMKAAIKWIKSIASDPEIGQIYDGTVVKVMEFGAFVNFFGAKDGLVHISQLAASRVQKTSDVVKEGDKVKVKLLGFDDRGKTRLSMKVVDQTTGEDLEAKQKAEAPAPREAAGE, encoded by the coding sequence ATGTTCAATAAGCATTCCGTCGAGATCGACTGGGGTGGACGTCCCCTCAAGCTGGAAACCGGCAAGATCGCCCGTCAGGCCGACGGCGCCGTTGTCGCCACCTATGGCGAGACCGTTGTGCTCGCCACCGTCGTCGCCGCCAAAGCGCCGCGCGAAGGCGTCGACTTCCTGCCGCTGACCGTCGACTACCAGGAAAAGACCTATGCCGCGGGCCGCATTCCCGGCGGCTATTTCAAGCGCGAGGGACGCCCGACCGAAAAGGAGACGCTGGTCTCCCGCCTGATCGACCGCCCGATCCGGCCCTTGTTTGCCGACGGCTGGCGCAATGAGACCCAGGTCATCGTCACCGTGCTCTCGCACGACATGGAGAACGATCCCGACGTGCTGTCGATGGTCGCCGCTTCCGCGGCGCTGACGCTGTCGGGCGCCCCGTTCAAAGGACCGATCGGCGCGGCGCGCGTCGCCTTCAGCAACGACGAATACATCCTCAACCCGACGCTCGACGAGATGACCGACACGCAGCTCGAGCTCGTCGTCGCCGGCACGACCGACGCGGTGCTGATGGTCGAATCCGAAGCCAAGGAGCTTTCGGAAGAGATCATGCTCGGCGCAGTCATGTTCGGCCATCGCCACTTCCAGCCGGTGATCAAGGCGATCATCGAGCTGGCCGAGAAGGCCGCCAAGGATCCGCGCGAGGTCACCACCATCGACAACAGCGCGATCGAGAAGGAAATGCTCGGCCTGATCGAGCAGGAGCTGCGCGCCGCATACGCCATACCGATCAAGCAGGACCGCTACGCCGCGGTCGGCGCGGCCAAGGAAAAGGTGATCGCGCACTACTTCCCGGAAGGGCAGGAGCCGAAATACGACAAGCTGCGCATCGCCGGCGTGTTCAAGGAGCTCGAAGCCAAGATCGTTCGCTGGAACATCCTCGACACCGGCAAGCGCATCGACGGCCGCGACGTCAAGACGGTACGCAACATCATCGCCGAAGTCGGCGTGCTGCCCCGCGCCCACGGCTCGGCGCTGTTCACCCGCGGTGAGACACAGGCGATGGTCGTGACCACGCTCGGCACCGGCGAGGACGAGCAGTATATCGACGCGCTGTCGGGAACGTACAAAGAGACGTTCCTGCTGCACTACAACTTCCCGCCCTACTCGGTCGGTGAAACCGGACGCCTCGGCGGCACCAAGCGCCGCGAGGTCGGCCACGGCAAGCTCGCCTGGCGCGCGATCCATCCGGTGCTGCCGCCGCACCACGAATTCCCCTACACGGTGCGCGTGGTCTCCGAGATCACCGAATCCAACGGCTCATCGTCGATGGCCTCGGTGTGCGGCGCCTCGCTGGCGCTGATGGACGCGGGCGTGCCGTTGAAGCGGCCGACCGCGGGCATCGCGATGGGACTCATTCTCGAAGGTTCGCGCTTTGCGGTTCTGTCCGACATTCTCGGCGACGAGGACCATCTCGGCGACATGGACTTCAAGGTGGCCGGCACCGACCAGGGCATCACCTCGCTGCAGATGGACATCAAGATCGAGGGCATCACCGAGGAGATCATGAAGGTCGCCCTCGGCCAGGCCAGGGAAGGACGCATCCACATCCTCGGCGAAATGGCCAAGGCGCTCACCAACGCCCGCGCCGAGCTCGGCGAATACGCGCCGCGCATCGAGACCTTCAAGATCGCGACCGACAAGATCCGTGAAGTGATCGGCACCGGCGGCAAGGTGATCCGCGAGATCGTCGAGAAGACCGGCGCCAAGGTCAACATCGAGGACGACGGCACCGTCAAGGTCGCCTCCAACGACGGCGAGGCGATGAAGGCCGCGATCAAGTGGATCAAATCGATCGCCTCCGACCCGGAGATCGGCCAGATCTACGACGGCACCGTGGTCAAGGTGATGGAGTTCGGCGCGTTCGTGAACTTCTTCGGCGCCAAGGACGGTCTCGTCCACATCAG
- the rpsO gene encoding 30S ribosomal protein S15, translated as MSITAERKAEVIKTSATKAGDTGSPEVQVAILSERINNLTGHFKTHVKDNHSRRGLLKLVSTRRSLLDYIKKKDEARYKALLEKHNIRR; from the coding sequence ATGTCGATTACCGCCGAACGCAAAGCGGAAGTCATCAAGACGAGTGCCACCAAAGCCGGCGACACCGGCTCGCCCGAGGTCCAGGTTGCGATCCTGTCGGAACGCATCAACAATCTCACGGGCCACTTCAAGACCCACGTGAAGGACAATCACTCACGCCGCGGCCTCCTGAAGCTCGTGTCGACGCGCCGCTCCCTTCTCGACTACATCAAGAAGAAGGACGAGGCGCGTTACAAGGCGTTGCTCGAAAAGCATAACATTCGTCGTTGA
- the rbfA gene encoding 30S ribosome-binding factor RbfA encodes MPRHHNKGSAPGGSQRQLRVGETVRHAVADILSQGNVHDPDLEGHIITVPEVRMSPDLKLATIYVMPLGGRDTDIVLAALDRNKKFLRGEIAHRVNLKFSPELRFRADERFDEAERIEKLLRTPAVQRDLAPDSDDK; translated from the coding sequence ATGCCCCGCCACCACAACAAGGGTTCCGCTCCCGGCGGCTCGCAGCGACAATTGCGCGTTGGCGAGACCGTGCGCCATGCCGTCGCCGATATTCTGTCGCAGGGTAACGTTCACGACCCCGACCTCGAAGGCCACATCATCACCGTTCCCGAGGTGAGGATGTCGCCTGACCTGAAGCTGGCGACGATTTACGTGATGCCGCTCGGCGGCCGAGACACCGACATCGTGCTCGCGGCGCTCGATCGCAACAAGAAATTCCTGCGCGGCGAGATCGCTCACCGCGTTAACTTAAAATTTTCCCCTGAACTCCGCTTTCGCGCCGACGAACGATTCGACGAAGCGGAACGGATCGAGAAATTACTGAGAACACCTGCGGTGCAAAGAGACCTCGCACCCGATTCGGACGACAAGTGA
- the infB gene encoding translation initiation factor IF-2, with the protein MVDTKTPGDKTLSVPTKTLTLKPRVETGTVRQSFSHGRTKQVVVEKRGKRRVGGDAPATETHAPEPVVAKAAPAAKPPLGRPAAAPGAAPRSGSGVVLRTLTEDERSARASALADAKVREIEERRLAEEEAKRRASREGIEQAEREAAEARRKAEEERHRQEEEAKRKAEVEAKKRFGEAEAKPAAAAAPAPAARPAAARPAGARPAAATPAARAPGVAADGSDEDEGPRQVRRGPGGAMRPVAAPKTTHKPGPQKERGRLTVVTALNDDVRERSIASFRRRTQRLKGHASNEPKEKLVREVTIPEAITIQELANRMSERAVDVIRLLMKQGAMHKITDVIDADTAQLIAEELGHTVKRVAASDVEEGLFDVVDDSTDTEPRSPVVTVMGHVDHGKTSLLDALRHANVVSGEAGGITQHIGAYQVTSPESGKKITFIDTPGHAAFTAMRARGAKVTDIVILVVAADDGVMPQTVEAINHAKAAKVPMIVAINKIDKPDAKPERVRTELLQHEVQVESFGGEVVDVEVSAKNKTNLDKLLEMIALQAELLDLKTNSERPAEGTVIEAKLDRGRGPVATVLVQRGTLRVGDIIVAGAEMGRVRALISDQGENIDEAGPSVPVEVLGFNGPPEAGDRLAVVENEARARQVTSYRAHQKRENAAASISGMRGSLEQMMSQLKTAGRKEFPLIVKADVQGSLEAILGSLEKLGTEEVAARILHAGVGGISESDVTLAEGFNAAIIGFSVRANKEAAAAAKRNGIEIRYYNIIYDLVDDIKKAMSGLLAPTLRETMLGNAQILEVFNISKVGKVAGCRVTDGTVERGANVRLIRDNVVVHEGKLSTLKRFKDEVKEVQSGQECGMAFENYGDMRVGDVIECYRVETIQRSL; encoded by the coding sequence ATGGTTGATACCAAAACGCCTGGCGACAAGACTCTGAGTGTTCCGACCAAGACCTTGACGCTGAAGCCGCGGGTCGAGACGGGCACCGTGCGCCAGAGCTTCAGCCATGGCCGGACCAAGCAGGTCGTGGTCGAAAAGCGCGGCAAGCGCCGCGTCGGCGGCGATGCGCCTGCCACGGAAACGCATGCGCCGGAGCCGGTTGTCGCCAAGGCGGCACCTGCTGCAAAGCCCCCTCTCGGCCGCCCGGCGGCAGCGCCCGGTGCTGCGCCGCGCTCGGGTTCGGGCGTTGTGCTGCGGACGCTGACGGAAGACGAGCGTTCCGCCCGCGCCAGCGCGCTGGCCGACGCCAAGGTCCGTGAAATCGAGGAACGGCGGCTGGCCGAGGAAGAAGCCAAGCGCCGCGCCAGCCGTGAAGGCATCGAGCAGGCCGAGCGCGAAGCCGCCGAAGCCCGCCGCAAGGCCGAGGAAGAACGGCATCGCCAGGAAGAGGAAGCCAAGCGCAAGGCCGAAGTCGAGGCCAAGAAGCGGTTTGGCGAGGCCGAGGCCAAGCCCGCGGCTGCTGCTGCGCCTGCTCCGGCCGCCCGTCCGGCCGCGGCGCGTCCCGCTGGCGCCCGCCCGGCTGCCGCGACGCCGGCGGCGCGCGCGCCGGGCGTTGCCGCCGACGGCTCCGATGAGGACGAGGGTCCGCGTCAGGTCCGGCGCGGTCCCGGCGGCGCCATGCGCCCCGTAGCGGCCCCCAAGACCACCCACAAGCCCGGCCCGCAGAAGGAACGCGGCCGCCTGACCGTGGTCACCGCGCTCAATGACGATGTGCGCGAGCGCTCGATCGCCTCGTTCCGCCGCCGTACCCAGCGTCTGAAGGGCCATGCCTCCAACGAGCCGAAGGAAAAGCTGGTCCGCGAGGTCACGATCCCGGAAGCGATCACCATCCAGGAACTCGCCAACCGCATGTCGGAGCGCGCGGTCGACGTCATCCGCCTGCTGATGAAGCAGGGCGCGATGCACAAGATCACCGACGTGATCGATGCCGACACCGCGCAACTGATCGCCGAGGAACTGGGCCATACCGTCAAGCGCGTCGCCGCGTCCGACGTTGAAGAGGGCCTGTTCGACGTCGTCGACGATTCCACCGACACCGAGCCGCGCTCGCCGGTCGTCACCGTCATGGGCCATGTCGACCACGGCAAGACCTCGCTGCTCGACGCGCTGCGTCATGCCAACGTGGTGTCGGGTGAAGCCGGCGGCATCACCCAGCATATCGGCGCCTATCAGGTGACCTCGCCGGAAAGCGGCAAGAAGATCACCTTCATCGACACCCCCGGCCACGCCGCGTTCACCGCGATGCGCGCGCGCGGCGCCAAGGTCACCGATATCGTGATCCTGGTGGTTGCGGCCGATGACGGCGTCATGCCGCAGACGGTGGAAGCGATCAACCACGCCAAGGCGGCGAAGGTGCCGATGATCGTGGCGATCAACAAGATCGACAAGCCCGATGCCAAGCCGGAGCGCGTGCGCACCGAACTGCTGCAGCACGAGGTTCAGGTCGAATCGTTCGGCGGTGAAGTCGTCGACGTCGAGGTATCCGCCAAGAACAAGACCAATCTCGACAAGCTGCTCGAGATGATCGCGCTGCAGGCCGAACTGCTCGACCTCAAGACCAATTCGGAACGGCCCGCCGAAGGCACCGTGATCGAAGCCAAGCTCGATCGCGGCCGCGGTCCGGTCGCGACCGTGCTGGTCCAGCGCGGCACGTTGCGGGTCGGCGACATCATCGTGGCCGGCGCCGAGATGGGCCGCGTCCGCGCGCTGATCTCGGATCAGGGCGAGAACATCGACGAGGCCGGACCTTCGGTGCCGGTCGAGGTGCTCGGTTTCAACGGCCCGCCGGAAGCCGGCGACCGCCTTGCTGTCGTCGAGAACGAAGCCCGCGCCCGCCAGGTCACGAGCTACCGCGCCCACCAGAAGCGCGAGAACGCCGCCGCGTCGATTTCCGGCATGCGCGGCTCGCTCGAGCAGATGATGTCGCAGCTCAAGACCGCGGGCCGCAAGGAATTCCCGCTGATCGTGAAGGCCGACGTGCAGGGCTCGCTCGAAGCGATTTTGGGATCGCTGGAAAAGCTCGGCACCGAGGAAGTTGCCGCGCGCATCCTGCATGCGGGCGTCGGCGGCATCTCCGAATCCGACGTCACGCTGGCGGAAGGCTTCAATGCCGCGATCATCGGCTTCTCGGTGCGCGCCAACAAGGAAGCGGCCGCGGCCGCCAAGCGCAACGGCATCGAGATCCGCTACTACAACATCATCTACGATCTCGTCGACGACATCAAAAAGGCGATGTCCGGCCTGCTCGCGCCGACGCTGCGCGAAACCATGCTGGGCAATGCGCAGATCCTGGAAGTGTTCAACATTTCCAAGGTCGGCAAGGTCGCCGGCTGCCGCGTCACCGACGGCACCGTGGAACGCGGCGCCAATGTTCGCCTGATCCGCGACAACGTCGTCGTGCACGAAGGCAAGCTCTCGACGCTGAAGCGCTTCAAGGATGAAGTGAAGGAAGTGCAATCCGGCCAGGAATGCGGCATGGCGTTCGAGAATTACGGCGACATGCGTGTCGGCGACGTCATCGAGTGTTATCGCGTGGAGACGATCCAGCGCTCTCTGTAA
- a CDS encoding RNA-binding protein, producing MLALADPDLDHGPRTDKSATMRMCAVSREVRCIDELIRFVVAPSGDVVPDLKRKLPGRGLWVSASRRTVAEAVRRHQFSRGFKRDVRVAATLPADTEALLERSCIEALAMAAKAGQVISGFAKVEGLLEQGRADALIHASDGAADGIRKLDAIAGQRGRNIGESRDLPIVTALTSAQLDLALGRSNVIHAALLAGPASKTFLSRCQILVRYRMDDDDKTGDGGQKF from the coding sequence ATGCTCGCTTTGGCTGACCCCGATCTCGACCATGGGCCGCGGACCGACAAGTCCGCGACCATGCGGATGTGCGCGGTCAGCCGCGAGGTGCGCTGCATCGACGAGCTGATCCGCTTTGTGGTCGCCCCCTCCGGCGACGTCGTTCCCGATCTGAAACGCAAGCTGCCCGGCCGCGGCCTCTGGGTATCGGCCTCGCGCCGAACGGTTGCGGAAGCGGTCCGGCGTCACCAATTTAGCAGAGGGTTCAAGCGCGACGTCCGGGTCGCGGCCACCCTTCCCGCCGATACCGAGGCCCTGCTGGAACGAAGCTGCATCGAGGCGCTGGCCATGGCGGCCAAGGCCGGTCAGGTCATTTCCGGTTTTGCCAAGGTCGAGGGCCTGCTCGAACAGGGCAGGGCTGACGCGCTGATCCACGCTTCCGACGGCGCAGCCGACGGAATCCGCAAATTGGACGCGATCGCCGGGCAAAGGGGCCGAAATATTGGCGAATCGCGGGATTTGCCGATTGTGACTGCTTTAACCTCGGCACAATTGGATTTGGCACTGGGCCGGTCAAATGTGATACATGCTGCGCTGCTCGCGGGCCCGGCGAGCAAAACGTTCCTGTCGCGCTGCCAGATCCTGGTTCGATACCGGATGGACGACGACGACAAGACCGGGGATGGCGGCCAGAAATTCTGA
- the nusA gene encoding transcription termination factor NusA → MAVSANKLELLQIADAVAREKSIDRGIVIAAMEDAIAKAARARYGSETDVHAEIDAKKGELRLSRHMLVVEQVENSSNQISLADAQRANPGAQVGDTIADTLPPLEYGRIAAQSAKQVIVQKVREAERDRQYQEFKDRIGDIVNGVVKRVEYGSVIVDLGRGEAIIRRDEMLPREVFRNGDRVRAYIFDVRRETRGPQIFLSRTHPQFMAKLFAQEVPEIYDGIVEIKAVARDPGSRAKIGVISRDSSVDPVGACVGMRGSRVQAVVNELQGEKIDIIPWSPDIATFVVNALAPAEVAKVVIDEDRERIEVVVPDTNNQLSLAIGRRGQNVRLASQLTGWDIDILTEQEESERRQADFENSTRVFMEALNVDEVVGQLLASEGFTSVEELALVDVKELAGIEGFDEETANELQSRAKEYLEQLETELENKRKELGVDDALKTVPGVTSKMLVKFGENDIKSVEDLAGCATDDLVGWTERKEGSEPTKHAGILDANEISRDDAERMIMQARVIAGWITEAELAKQTEATQATEDQTA, encoded by the coding sequence ATGGCAGTCAGTGCCAACAAACTCGAGCTGCTGCAGATCGCCGACGCGGTCGCCCGCGAAAAGTCGATCGACCGCGGCATCGTGATCGCTGCGATGGAAGACGCCATCGCCAAGGCGGCCCGCGCCCGTTACGGCAGCGAGACCGATGTTCACGCCGAGATCGACGCCAAGAAGGGCGAGCTGCGACTGTCGCGCCACATGCTGGTCGTCGAGCAGGTCGAGAACTCGTCGAACCAGATTTCGCTGGCGGACGCGCAGCGCGCCAATCCGGGCGCCCAGGTCGGCGACACCATCGCCGACACCCTGCCGCCGCTGGAATATGGTCGCATCGCCGCGCAATCCGCCAAGCAGGTGATCGTGCAGAAGGTGCGCGAGGCCGAGCGCGACCGGCAATATCAGGAATTCAAGGACCGCATCGGCGACATCGTCAACGGCGTCGTCAAGCGCGTCGAATATGGCAGCGTGATCGTCGATCTCGGCCGCGGTGAAGCCATCATCCGCCGCGACGAGATGCTGCCGCGCGAGGTGTTCCGCAACGGCGACCGCGTCCGCGCCTACATCTTCGACGTCCGCCGCGAAACCCGCGGACCGCAGATCTTCCTCTCCCGCACCCATCCGCAATTCATGGCAAAGCTGTTCGCGCAGGAAGTGCCGGAAATCTACGATGGCATCGTCGAGATCAAGGCGGTGGCCCGCGACCCCGGCTCGCGCGCGAAAATCGGCGTGATTTCCAGGGATTCCTCGGTGGATCCGGTCGGCGCCTGCGTCGGTATGCGCGGCTCGCGCGTGCAGGCGGTGGTGAACGAATTGCAGGGCGAGAAGATCGACATCATTCCGTGGTCGCCCGACATCGCAACCTTCGTCGTCAATGCGCTGGCGCCCGCCGAAGTCGCCAAGGTCGTGATCGACGAGGACCGCGAACGGATCGAGGTCGTGGTTCCCGACACCAATAACCAGCTCTCGCTGGCAATCGGCCGGCGCGGCCAGAACGTGCGCCTCGCCTCGCAACTGACCGGCTGGGACATCGACATCCTCACCGAGCAGGAAGAATCCGAACGCCGTCAGGCCGATTTCGAGAACTCCACGCGGGTGTTCATGGAAGCGCTGAACGTCGACGAAGTCGTCGGCCAGTTGCTGGCGTCGGAAGGCTTCACGTCGGTCGAGGAACTCGCACTGGTCGATGTCAAGGAACTGGCCGGCATCGAAGGCTTCGACGAGGAAACCGCCAACGAGCTGCAGAGCCGGGCGAAGGAATATCTGGAACAGCTCGAGACAGAGCTGGAAAACAAGCGCAAGGAACTTGGTGTGGATGATGCTTTGAAGACGGTGCCCGGCGTTACCTCGAAGATGCTGGTGAAGTTCGGCGAGAATGACATCAAGTCGGTCGAGGATCTGGCGGGTTGCGCGACCGACGATCTGGTCGGCTGGACCGAGCGCAAGGAAGGCAGCGAGCCGACCAAGCATGCCGGCATTCTCGACGCCAATGAGATCTCCCGCGACGATGCCGAGCGCATGATCATGCAGGCGCGCGTCATTGCCGGCTGGATCACCGAGGCCGAACTCGCCAAGCAGACCGAGGCGACCCAGGCTACCGAAGACCAGACGGCGTAA